GCCAGTCTTTCGCGGACATAGGTTTCGGCATGGGCGAAACGCTGGTGCGGGCCGACCATGTAGGGACGCCCGGCCATGGTCTCTTCGGGCAGGGTTTCCGAGGAGAAGATCAGCAGGCCGCCGGCATTGAGGTTTTCGGCCGCGCCGAAAAACAGCGGCTCCAGCGCGCCGAGATAGGGCAGCACATCGGTGGCGGTGATGATGTCGAAGGGCTCGTCGTCATTGTCCTCAAGGAAATCCTCGACTTCGGCGACGTAAAGCGTCTCGTAGAGGTCCTTCTCATGGGCGATCTCGACCATGTTTTCGGAAATATCGATGCCGGTGATGTCCTCGGCCATATCCCGCAGCGCCTCGCCGGTGAGGCCGGTGCCGCAGCCGAGATCAAGCAGGCGCTTGAAGGGGCAGAGGTTGAGCGTCTGCAGCCGCTGGCGCACCATCATCGGCACGGCGTAACCGAGCTGTTCGACAAGAATGTCCTCGAAGGCTTCGGCATGTTGGTCGAACAGGGTTTCGACATAGGCGTCGGGTGCTTTCGACGGCTGTTCGCCCCGGCCCATGGCGGCGATGCGCACGGCTGCGCCACCATGGTCCTCAGGATCGATAGCGAGAACCTCCTCATAGGCCTTCACCGCCGCGTCTACATCTCCGGCCTTTTCAAGCGCGAGTGCGCGGTTATAGGCCTCGGCGAGCGCCTCTTCGTCGATCTTCTGATTCTTGGTCATCGTGCCTTATCCGTCAGCGTCTTCATTTGACGTTTGCTGTAAGCCGCATCGGGAACGGGCGCAACGTTTATGTGGGCTTGCGGCTCTTAGTGGAGGATGAACTCCCCTTTCAGCGCGCGCCATTCCTGCGCCGAGATAACCTGCCGGTGCACATAGCGGACGGAGTGCAGGGGGCCGTCTAGCTTTTCCTGCCAGAATTTGAGGAAGCCGTGCATTTCGGGGAAATCAGGGGCCAGGTCGTAGTTTTGCCAGACATAGGTCTGGAGGACCAGCGGATGGTCCGGCAGGCGGTAGAAAATCTGGGCGGTGGTGAGGCCGTAGCCCCTCAGCATCTTTTCCATGTCCTTGTTCATGATGGCGGTTCCCATATCGATGATGACCGATCACAGCATTGCCGCTGTATCTGATATGGGAACACGGCATGGTTAACCCAACCTTGCCAAAGGGTGGGTTGCGTCACAATTTTGTTATATTTATCAAAATGTTGGCAGCCTCTTATGATGAGTGCTGCCAACCTTGACGTTTAACGCTTGAGGTGTCGCGTCAGCCGGGCTTCCAGCCAGGCCCAAACATGCCGAAGCGTCTCAACGATCGTGAGATAAAAGATCGCAGCCCAGAGATAGGCCTGATAATCGAAGGTGCGGGAAAAGGCGTAACGGGTCTGGCCCATCAGGTCGAAGACGGTGACGATGGAGACAACCGCCGAGCCCTTGATCATCAGGATGATCTCGTTGCCATAAGGGCGCAATGCGACGATCAGCGCCTGTGGCAGGATGATCTTGCGGAAGGTGATGAATTTCGAGATGCCGAGCGAGGCCGCGCCCTCGTGCTGGCCGCGCGGCACACTCTGGATCGCTCCGCGCAGGATCTCGGCCTGATAGGCGGCGGTGTTGAGCGTCAGCGACAGGAGCCCACAATACCAGGCTTCGCGGAAAAACCACCAGAGATCGACGGCTTCCAGCGCCGGGCGAAAGCTGCCGAGGCCGTAATAGATCAGGAAAAGCTGCGCCAGCAGTGGCGTGCTGCGGAAGACGTAAACATAGGCATAGGCCAGCGCGCCGATGATGCGGTTTTCCGACATGCGCGCAAAGGCGATCGGCACTGAGAGGATTGCGCCAAGAATGATTGAGCTGCCGACCAGCGTGATGGTGGTGATGAGACCATCAATGTAGCGCGGCCCATAGCGCTGGAACTTGTCCCAGTCCCAGCCTTCGATCATGGCGAAGATCAGCGCGGCGGCGAGGAGCAGCCAGAGCGTGATGACGGCGATGCCGACGATACGGGAAATGTTCAGCGGCTTGTCCGCAACGATCGGCGCCGGGCGCGGCGGAATGAGTTCCTGGATATGGCTCATCGTCTGGCCTCCGATTTGCGCGACCAGCGATCGATGAAGCCGATGCCGACGGACGAGATGAGTGCCAGGATGAGGTAAAGCAGGCAGGCGATGCCATAGAAGAAGAAGGCTTCCTTGCTGACGCGGGCGGCAATGCCGGTCTGGCGGATGATATCGGCAAGGCCGATGATCGAGACGTAGGACGTGTCTTTCAGCAGGATGACCCAGAGATTGGTCATGCCGGGCAGAGCGATCCGCACCAGCTGCGGAATGATGATGAGCACCATGGTGCGGCTGCGGGAAAGACCGAGCGCGTCACCGGCCTCGTATTGGCCTTTCGGTATGGCCTTGAAAGCCGAAAGCAGCACTTCGGAAGCATAGGACGAAAAGACGACCGAAAGCGCCACCATGCCGGCAACGAAAGCGTTGATTTCGATGGGGCCGCTGAAGCCGACGTAACCTGCCAGCGATTGCAGCAGCATCTGAATGCCGTAATAGACGATGAAAAGCGTCAGGAGTTCCGGCAGGCCGCGGAAGATCGTGGTGTAGATGCCGGCGGCCAGCCGCAGTGATTTTTCTTCCGACTGTGCGGCGAGCGCGATGAGGAAACCGATCAGCAGCCCGACGGGCAGGGTCGCAAGCGCCAGCGAGATCGTGACCTTGACGCCGAAGGCGATTTCATCGCCCCAGCCCGCATCGCCGCAGGCGACAAGGGTGCCGTTTCCGAAAAGCGAGAAGAGACCGACCGGTCCGCAGAAGGGATCGAGAAGTGTCGAGACATAGGCCCAGAACGCACCTATGGCGGAAAATGCTCCGCTCATGCCAATTTTCCCCTGCGGTCTTAAGCCGCCGTGATTGTTATCGTGACGTTTTCAAACAAAAATGGCGGAAGGGCAAGCCTTCCGCCACCAGATTTCAACAGATCGAACCGGCTTAATCGCCGTAAACGTCGAAATCGAAGTATTTTTTGTTGATCTCCTGATACTTGCCGCTGGCGCGGATACCGGCGATTGCGGCCGTGAACTTGTCGGCCAGCGCCGTGTCGCCCTTGCGCACGGCAATGCCTGCGCCGTTGCCGTTGATCTCGGGATCGACCTTGAGCGGCGTCAGGATCTTGCAGCACTTGCCGGCGTCGGTCTTCAGCCACTCCGACAGAACGACGATATCGTCGATCACGGCGTCGATGCGGCCATTCGCGATGTCGAGCTTATATTCGTCGGCGGTCGGATACATCTTCACGTCCGCATCCGGGAAATGCTTTTCGGCATAGTTGGAGTGTGTTGTGGAACCTTGCGCGCCGAGCGACTTGCCCTTGAGATCTTCGATGGACTTGATCGGCGAATCTTTCGGCACGGCGATTGCCGGCGGGGTGTTGTAATATTTCTTGGAGAAGTCGACCTTCTGGAGGCGCTCCGGCGTGATCGACATGGACGCGATGATCGCGTCGAACTTCTTGGCCTGAAGGGCGGGGATGATGCCGTCCCAGTCATTGGTAACGAAGGTGCATTCGGCCTTCATTTGTTCGCACAGCGCCTTGGCGATGTCGATGTCGAAGCCGGTCAGCGTGCCGTCGGCTTCCAGATTGTTGAAGGGCGGGTAGGCGCCTTCGGTGCCGATGACGATCTTGTCCTGCGCGAGAGCCGCGCCGGAAAAAAGCGAGATGGCGGCAATCGATACGGCTGCGAGCAGACGGGTGGAAATAGGCATTTCGATCCTCTCTTTTGGTCGTTCATCCGCGGTCTGTTGTTGTTTTCAGTGCGGACGCCATGGTCGCTGGGCGCGGCAGAACGGGGGATACCGCCTGTGGCCTTCAGCGCGGATGTGATTATTCATCCGCTTGGTCAAAAAATGCAACTGCAATATTAGTGACCGCGTTTGTGCCGCAGAGCTTCCACGAAAAGGCCTTGATCTGTTCATTTCCGGTACAGAAGCATCTGGTCATCATGGGAACCGGAGCGTGTGTTGGGCGTTGAACAGCGCCTGCGTGCCAAGCCGGGCCCACGACGTCGCGTATCTTGCGACAAACAAAATGACGGCAGATGAGGAAGCACTGATGCTGAAAAAGAAAAACACATTGCTGACCGGGGTGGTTTTTCCGCTCATGTCTCTCGCGATTGCGGTTGAGCCAGCAGCGGCGGGCTTTGCCGGTGCAGCACGCGCCAAGGCGCCAGTGTCGCAAACCGCGCCCGGCCAGATAATTCTGGCGCAGGCGGAGCCGGCGCAGGAGAACCCGGAAGAGGAACTCAAGAAGA
This genomic interval from Agrobacterium tumefaciens contains the following:
- a CDS encoding class I SAM-dependent DNA methyltransferase, with translation MTKNQKIDEEALAEAYNRALALEKAGDVDAAVKAYEEVLAIDPEDHGGAAVRIAAMGRGEQPSKAPDAYVETLFDQHAEAFEDILVEQLGYAVPMMVRQRLQTLNLCPFKRLLDLGCGTGLTGEALRDMAEDITGIDISENMVEIAHEKDLYETLYVAEVEDFLEDNDDEPFDIITATDVLPYLGALEPLFFGAAENLNAGGLLIFSSETLPEETMAGRPYMVGPHQRFAHAETYVRERLAATGFEVVEVTDINVRMQDGNPTPGHLVIAKFKG
- a CDS encoding usg protein — translated: MNKDMEKMLRGYGLTTAQIFYRLPDHPLVLQTYVWQNYDLAPDFPEMHGFLKFWQEKLDGPLHSVRYVHRQVISAQEWRALKGEFILH
- a CDS encoding ABC transporter permease, whose protein sequence is MSHIQELIPPRPAPIVADKPLNISRIVGIAVITLWLLLAAALIFAMIEGWDWDKFQRYGPRYIDGLITTITLVGSSIILGAILSVPIAFARMSENRIIGALAYAYVYVFRSTPLLAQLFLIYYGLGSFRPALEAVDLWWFFREAWYCGLLSLTLNTAAYQAEILRGAIQSVPRGQHEGAASLGISKFITFRKIILPQALIVALRPYGNEIILMIKGSAVVSIVTVFDLMGQTRYAFSRTFDYQAYLWAAIFYLTIVETLRHVWAWLEARLTRHLKR
- a CDS encoding ABC transporter permease: MSGAFSAIGAFWAYVSTLLDPFCGPVGLFSLFGNGTLVACGDAGWGDEIAFGVKVTISLALATLPVGLLIGFLIALAAQSEEKSLRLAAGIYTTIFRGLPELLTLFIVYYGIQMLLQSLAGYVGFSGPIEINAFVAGMVALSVVFSSYASEVLLSAFKAIPKGQYEAGDALGLSRSRTMVLIIIPQLVRIALPGMTNLWVILLKDTSYVSIIGLADIIRQTGIAARVSKEAFFFYGIACLLYLILALISSVGIGFIDRWSRKSEARR
- a CDS encoding ABC transporter substrate-binding protein produces the protein MPISTRLLAAVSIAAISLFSGAALAQDKIVIGTEGAYPPFNNLEADGTLTGFDIDIAKALCEQMKAECTFVTNDWDGIIPALQAKKFDAIIASMSITPERLQKVDFSKKYYNTPPAIAVPKDSPIKSIEDLKGKSLGAQGSTTHSNYAEKHFPDADVKMYPTADEYKLDIANGRIDAVIDDIVVLSEWLKTDAGKCCKILTPLKVDPEINGNGAGIAVRKGDTALADKFTAAIAGIRASGKYQEINKKYFDFDVYGD